Within Lactobacillus amylovorus DSM 20531, the genomic segment TAAGCTTGCAAGAAGAATTGACCAACACTGAAAACAAGATTGCCTACTCACGTCAACTTTACAACTCAAGTGCTGCTCAATACGACCAAAAGCTTTTGACCTTCCCATCAAATATTGTAGCTAAGATTCACCACTTCACTAAGGTTGACTACTTAGAAACACCAAAGGAAGAAAAAGAAGCACCAAAGGTTAAGTTTTAAAGGATACGAAAATGCTATACCAACAAATTGCACGTAATAAACGCAAAACTGTAGTGGTTATGGCTGCCTTCGTTATCATCTTAACTTTAGTCGGAGCAGGTTTTGGCTATTTATTCAGCAATACGCCATGGACGGGAATTTTTATTGCTTTAATCGGTAGTTTGATCTATCTCTTTTTAGTAATGCGCGATCCTGCCAACATGGTGATGAGTTTAAACCATGCTAAAGAAATTCACGAACAAGACAATCCGCAGCTTTGGCATATCGTAGAAGATATGGCAATGGTGGGTCGCGTGCCTATGCCCCGCGTTTTTATCATTAATGATCCTAGTCCTAATGCCTTTGCGACGGGCCGAGATCCCGATCACAGCGCTGTAGCGGTTACGCAAGGTTTATTAGACATGATGGATCGTGAAGAGCTGGAAGGCGTATTAGGACACGAGATTTCCCACATTAGAAATTACGACATCCGTTTATCAACGATTGCTGTTGTCCTGGTTGGGGTAATTTCATTTCTTTCAGGTCTTGCTAGTCGCTTCATTTGGTTTGGCGGCGGCAGTGATGACGACGATGACAATAACAATGCTTTTGAAATGATCTTTAAAGTTGTTGCGATTGTCTTTGTTTTGATCTTAGGTCCATTATCTGCATCCCTAGCCCAAATGGCACTTTCCAGAAACCGTGAATTTTTAGCAGATGCTAGTTCCGTCGAATTAACCAGAAATCCGCAAGGACTCATTTCTGCTTTAGAAAAAATTGAAGGCAGTCAGCCAATGAAACAAGCCGATCGCTCAAGTAGCGGCATGTATATCGAAAACCCATTTAAACATAGTGGCAGTCTTTTTGATACGCACCCACCTACAGCTGAGCGAATTAAACGTCTACAACAAATGTAATAAAAAAAGAATCCGGAATTTCCGGATTCTTTTTTTAGTTTTAGCTACTTCAAATTGATATTTGCTTGTCTAAACAATTCTTCTCGCATGGCAGCAGGTGTCATGTGATAATATTGATTAAATTTCTTGTAGAAGAATGACTTGCTTGAATATCCAACTCGTCCAATAATTTCCTTAAGTGAAATATCAGGTTGAGCAAGGAGTTCGCGTGCCTCTTGCATTCTTCTTTCATCAACATGATCGACAAAACTCTTGCCTGTTTTTGCCTTAACCATGTTTGAGAAATAATTTGGATTGAAGCCAAAATACTTAGCAGCATCAGCTAGCGATACATCTGCAAAATGTGCATCAATATAATTATCTAATGACTTCTTTTCGAATTTAGTCTTGTCTAAATTAGTTGGAGTAGCCATTCGCTGGGTTCTAATCGAAATGATTAGCATTACGGTCAATTCGGCCTGAATTAAGGCCTTAGCGAATAAATCATTGTTCAAATAACCGCCGATAATGTGTTGCATTACTTGGGATGCACGAGTTATTTGATTGTTCTTTAGCCACAATACGTGTTCATTGCCAAGGCTATCAATAATTTGTTCAATAACCTTGTTTTCACGCTTTCCTTTGTAACTAAAGTACTTGAAGTATTCACGATAGACAAAACCTGGCTTAAACTTTAACTTAACAAGGACTGAGTCTTCTTTTTGACTCTTGACCTCATACTTCCATCCCTCTGTTAACAGAAGCACGTTACCAGACTTCATGGTAATGATCTTTTCACCACTCTTAATTGTCACAGTACCTTTAGCAACATAGAGTATTGTTGATACATCCATCTGATAACGGTGGATTCCAGTATTATGATTTTCAAGGTAGATAGTAAACAGATCAAAATCTGGATTTCCTGCTTCTAGCTTTATTTCATTCCTGTCTGTTGAATTCGACTTTAATATGCTAGCCAGATATTGGTCCAAAGCAACAGCTGCCATATCCATGTCCACCTTCCTTACAATAAATCAAATTATAGTACTATTATAACTATATTATAATGCATTATTATAAGCTATTTGATTACAAATTCGACCATCTTTATAGTGAAAAAATTTCTTTTACAAATTAGACAGTCAAAAAATCATCTTGTACAATCAGAATTATGATAGTAACACTAAATAATATTACTTTTTCCTATGAAAAAGAACCTATAATCCAAAATTTATCATTAAAAATTCCAGCAGGCTTCTCACTGCTGATGGGACCTACGGGCTGCGGCAAATCCACGCTGCTTAAAATTATTGCGGGCCTCTACCCTAAATATGCGGGCAAATTGACTGGCACCGTGGAATTAAATGGGCAAAAAACAGCCATGATGTTTCAGAATGCGGCTGAGCAGTTTACGATGGCGACCCCACGTGAAGAGATCGTTTTTGCCTTGGAAAATTTGCAAGTTGAGCAAAAGGACTACGAAAAAAGATTAGCTAAAGCAGTAGAATTTACACAAATTTCGGACCTACTTGATCAGAAGATCAATACCATGTCGGGTGGCCAGCAACAACGTGTAGCTTTAGCTGTTTTACTCGCTATGAACGTGGACGTGCTTTTGCTTGATGAGCCTTTTGCCAGCTGCGATCCAGATGCACGGAGCTTTTTGATCAGCAAATTGGCTTTACTGGCTAAAAATGGCAAGACTATCATCTTGAGTGACCACGTTTTAGATGATTATGAGCAGGTCTGTGATCACTTATTTGAGTTTAAAGCTAAAACTGTGCAGGAATTGTCAGCTGATGAGAAGGAAAAAATATTTATACAAAATAAGCAAATGCATGCACACGAATATTCATTTTCTTTGCCAACCGGTCAGCCAATTTTCACCTTAAAAAGCGTGCAGATTACGCAAAATAAATTGTTGCTTAAGCAAGCTGATCTAAATCTTTATTCAAAGAGCACTTTGATCACTGGACCTAACGGCGTGGGCAAAACATCCCTGTTTAAGGCGATGACGAAGATGATTCCTTATAGTGGGAGTTTTACTTACCATGATCATGAAATAGCTAAATTGCATCAACGTAAGTATTTAGCTCAAGTTGCGCAAGTCTTTCAAAAGGCAACGGATCAGTTTTTGACCGTGACTGTAAAAGATGAACTCAAGCTCAGTAAGAAAGATCGCAATAGCTTTTTTACGGACCAAAAAATAGAGGAATGGTTGGATAAATTGGGACTAGCTAATCACTTGGATCAGGTCGTTTATACCTTGTCAGGCGGTCAACAAAAAAAGTTGCAAATTTTACTACTACTCATGACCAAACATGATGTACTTTTAATCGATGAACCACTCAGTGGTCTAGATCATAAGTCTGTAAAGCTGGTGTTGAACCTAATGCGAGAAAGCCAAGAGAGGCTCCAGCAGACGTTTTTAATCATCAGCCATCAGATAGACGAGTTAGCTGATTTCTGCTCTTATCGCCTTGTTTTTGACCAGCAGCAGCTTAAATACGTGGAGAAGTAACTATGAATCCCAGTTTAAAATTTATCTTAGCTTTTATTGTTTCGCTGGAAATATCGTTAAAAGCTAGTTTAACTACCAACATTTTAGTAATCGCGTTTGCGTTAGTTTATTTACTGGTCACTAAGACTAAACTCAAAGAATTGCTTTTACTGATCATTTTGCCCTTCATCGCGGCCTTTACGATCTTTGCGACGCTTTATTGGTTCTCGCCTACGCCAGACCCCTATTATGCCTGGAATTTATCAACGCGTGTCTACGTTTATACGTTGACGATTGCCTGCGTGACTCGTAAAGTCACTGCGACGGATTTTGCTCGTTCGCTGGAACGAAATTTGCACCTGCCGAGCAAGTTTGCGTACGGCGTTTTGGCAGCGATCAATATCATTCCGAAGATGCGTATGGCGGTCAATCAAATTCGCATCTCGGCGATGATGCGCGGGATGTACCTTAGCTTTTGGTCACCAGCTCTTTATTTTAAAGCGATCTTAGTTGCGCTAAATTCAGCCGATAATCTGGCCCAAGGCATGGAATCGCACGGCTATGTTGAGAATCAAAAAAGATCTACAATAGTGGCAATTCCACTGACTAAAAAAGATTGGTTGATCTTTTTTACATTGTTAATTTTGGTAAATATCTCATTATTTTGTTTTAAGTAGGTGAAGAAATGGAAATTATCGAAGGAAAAATGCCCTTCATGGGCTATGAAACTTACTACCGCATTGTTGGTAAACGAAGCGAGAAGCCGCCACTAATTCTGCTTCATGGTGGCCCTGGTTCAACGCATAATTATTTTGAAGTTTTTGATAAACTCGCAGAAATCGACGATCGTCGCATCATCATGTATGACCAATTAGGCTGTGGCAACAGCAGCATCCCTGACGATCATCCAGAACTTTATAACAAAGAAACTTGGGTTAAAGAATTAAAAGCTCTACGTGAACACTTGGCCTTGCGCAAGATCCACTTATTGGGCCAAAGCTGGGGCGGGATGCTTGCCATCATCTACATGTGTGATTACCACCCAGAAGGCATTCAAAGTGTGATCTTATCAAGTACCCTTTCATCAGCTTCATTATGGTCAAAAGAACTCCACCGTATGATCAAGTACTTGCCAATTGAAGAACAGGCTGCGATTCACCGCGCCGAATTAACGGATACATTTACCGAACCTGACTACTTGAAAGCCAACGAACACTTTATGAACCAACACGCCATCGACATGACAAAGAAGTGGCCAGAGTGCGTGATGCGTGAGAAAAAAGGTGGTACGGTTGCTTATGAGACTGCTTGGGGTCCTAACGAGTATACCCCTGAAGGTAACTTGCACGACTATGAATACACCGATCAATTGGGCAAAATAAAAGTTCCAACTCTGATTACGAGTGGAACCGACGATTTGTGTACTCCATATGTTGCTAAGATGATGCAGGACAACATCCCTGGCAGTAAATGGAAGTTATTTGAAAATTGTGGTCATATGTCATTTGTCCAAAAGACGGATGAATATATTGCTATGCTTAAAAAATGGCTTGATGCCAATGATTAACAAAAACGCCTCTGATTTTCTCAGAGACGTTTTTTAATAAGGAAAATCTTTAAGACGATCTTTTTCAGTGATCTTTCTAATTACCTTACCAGGTACACCTACTACTAAAGAATTATCTGGAACATCCTTAGTCACTACTGCCCCTGCTCCGATCACACAGCCATTGCCAATCGTTACCCCTGGACACACAGTAACATTACTTGCTAGCCAGCAATTATCGCCAATGGTTATTGGGGCACCATATTCAATATCATCAACTTCACCATCAGCTTGTTTTCTAGGGTTACGTTGTTCATACATTAAAGGATGAAGCGGCGTGATTAAAGAGACATTAGGACCACACATTACATTTTTACCAATTGTAATTGGACAAGTATCAAGAACCGTTAAATTAAAGTTAGCATAAAAATTATCTCCTAAATGAGTAAAGCAGCCATAATCAAACTGAATTGGACCTTGGAGAAAAACGCCTTTGCCATGATCAGGCAATAGCTGGTCTATAACTTTATTTCTTTCTTCCGCATTATCTTCTGGAATTTGATTATATTTTTGACTTAATAAATGAGCTTTTCTTCTCATTTCAGATAAATTACCTTTTCCAGGGCGATACGGTTTACCAGCCAGCATTCTTTTAGTATTTTCTTCCATAAAACCTCTTCCTTTACTTAAGCAATTAACTTAATCTTATCATGAAAGCGGTTTAAGTACCTCTGATTTCTCAGAGACGCTTTTTTAGATTAATATTTATGTTCAAAACGATTATCGGGTAAATCAATAAAATATTTATGACCACCTAAATCATTCTCAACTCGGCGATAAAGCTCAATCAAAAAGTAATAAGCAAGACAGTAAATTATCCCTATCACACAAAAGTAAATGTAATATGCTAGTACATTACAACTCACCAAAATTGCCGCAACCATAATTAACAAAATGGTTCCTACAGATACTATTTCATAAAACCTTTTCCAGTTATTCAACTGGATATGAAAAATCACCAAACAATTTTCAACTGCTCTACTGCCAAAATAGCAAATACTAATAAAGCAAAGACCAGCGGCAAAATGTAAAAAGCTTTGCATTCTTAACCAAGCAAGTAGAATAGTTGCTACCAAAGCTAAAATGATAAAAAGCCACTTTGTTAATCGAACAATATTATCCCTTTGATGAGTGAGAACTTTCTTTTGTGGATCATATAATAATCGATCGGCTAGCCAATTGTAGCTATCAATCCAATAATAAAAGTTTGCAATAAAGCCTAATTCGGTTAGAAACAAAAGAAGACCATACATTATCAATGAAAAAACAAGCAATAACATCCCTAAAATTCCAAACCAGGGAAGAATTGCACCAATTCTACGAGAACGAATGAATCTTTGAGTTCTACTGTCAACTGAAGGAATAGAAGAATGTCTCTCCATATGGTGCCCTCCTTTGGCGAAATTAAAGCACACTATTCCCTCAATTAATTCAACTGTAGTCAATAAACTACAAATTCCAATTTTTCACCATTTCCGCATATCCCAGTTCAAGCAGTTCATCTTTTATCGCGATTCTTTCATCATATTTTTCTGATTTATTTTCTACATTTTTCGCTCTAGCCAACAACATATGCATAAAATACGTTAGTTGCTCATAAGAAAAGACAGGCATTGCATTTGTAAACAATCTAATTGCATTAACATTGCTACTAAATTCGTCATTTTTATCCAATTCATCGTAAATTTGATCCACAACTTCATGTGGTAATTTTTTAATTTTATCTTCTAAGTATGCAATTCCAACAATTACACGTAATTTGAGAATAGGATCATTTAACTTAGATACTTGCTTTAAACAACCATGCATTGTAGCAATATCATGGCTATTAAAAGCAGTTCGAATTTTTTCTTCCAAGTACGCTTTTTTAGTTGTTTCACTTGGAGCATACGTATCTTTTATTTTATTGAAAAATTCATCAATATTGATCTCATGAGCAAACAAGATTCTCACTAGGGCTTCAGATCCAATGTTACGATTCTCTTGTTCTACTCGTGAATAAAATGTAGGATCGATTATTCCTTCCGCCATCTTTCTAATCGATAGCCCTAATTTAAGTCGCTCTTCTTTTAATGCTTCGCCAATTTTCATGTTTTACCTCATTCACAAAAACGCCTCTGATTTCTCAGAGACGCTTTTTTCTACTTAAAATTAGTTACTCTAACATAACGTTTTTGTGTTTTCGTTGCACCTTCAATACGATAATATCGTTTACCATTCTTGAACTTATAAGAACTGCCATACGTTGTAATTTTAGTACCCTTGCGTAAAACATTCTTATTCACACGACGATTACTTGTAGCGTAAATATAAGCATTTTTCTTTAAAGTACGCTTAGTTCCATCAACATTAGCAGCCTTAATGTAATCTGGTGCATTGATCACCTTGTAATATTTAGCATTCTTAATTACATATATTTTCTTTTCAAAAGTCACCAATTTGAAAGCCGAAATTTTTCTCAGCTTACTACCACCAATACTATCGTAAATTAATGCTTTGTGCATCACTCGTTTTGTAATTGCGTCGACACTTTCATGTACTAGATCGCTAGTTTTAATCCAAGTATTATTACTTAAACTGTTGGCATCTACTTGGCTCTTAGTCGATATTCTAGTGTAGCTTACTTTATTAATAATCTGAGTATCATTACCAACATATATAGCATCCCCACGGTTCAGTTGCTCACTCTTCCAAACTCTTCCGTCAGAAATGCGATAACTATCAGTCCAAATATCTACGCCCAATCTTTGCATCCCTTGAGGCACTACATAAACTTCAAAACTAGACGTAGACTTCTGACCTTGGCTATTAGTTGCGGTAACTTTAACTTGACCCCAACTTCCTGGTTGAGATGGATCAACAGTATTAGAATCTACGGTCAATGTGCCTTTATTGGTAGCTGTCAATTTATATTGTTCTTTATTACTTCCCCCAAAATTTAATGGATCAAATTTTGAACCTGAAGCAATCTGAAAGATCAAATTATTGACGTTCAATCTCTGATTCACATTGTTTTGATTGAATGTCACCTGAACTTCGGGTGCATTTTGCGTAACTGTATATGCATTACCGAATGGTACTCTTACGTTTACTACTTGCCCATTATTTCTAGCAGTCAATGTGACATAAAATCCAGTAGTTGGTATTTGAGCAATATTATTTGAATTATCAAGTAACACATTTTGTGATTGTACTTGTCCTCGTAATTCAGATACGTTGGTTGTAATTTGAACACCAGATACACTAAGAGAAACTAAACTTTTAGCCGTATTTAGAACTTTCTCTAAACTATCTCCATTATTTACGGCAATACCTTTTTCCATAGGTAAAATGGCATTATTAGCTAATTTTTGACCATTATATAAAAAATATAAATTATCACTATTTAAAGAACTAGTCGTTGATACATTACTTGCTGCTTTGACATTTGTAGGAGTGCCAAGCAACATACTGCTTGCAGATAATAAACTAACTGCAGTAAGCATAATTTTGGATACTTGTTTCATATTTATTCTCCATTGTCATTTGAATATAATCTGACTTTATATCTTACAGTGTAATTCTATCAAAATTTACAATACTAAAAACCCCCTAATAAGGGATTTTTGACTACTAAATTATATTGAAGTGCTCAAATTGTATATATCTTTGACCTGTTGAAACGCAAACGTCCAACTTTCTTTTAGTTGCTCACTTTCTAAAGAATTTAAGAATTGCTTGATCTGATATTCTTTGCCTGAATCTATATAATTCAATAAAATTTTCAGAAATTTAATTCTTACTCTAGTTAATAAATCATTAGCCGAGAAGTTCAACTGACATGTCGCATTCAACACTTTTCTTGCTTTATCCGGTACTTTTCTTTTTATCAAAACAAACACCGCATTAAGCAAAGTTATGCTGACATTCATTGCTACCAAATCTTTGCCAGACATCTTACTGGCTAACTCTCTAGCTAAACTATAGACAGTAGCACTATCCAGCAACAATTGAATATTCCCGAATAAAACTATTTCTTTTTCAAACCAATAATTAATATTCTTAAAGCACTTAGCCAATTCAGCTTTAAACTCTTTGTTGGTCAAATCTATTTCAGTTAAGTCCAAAAGTAATAATTGGCGGCAGTTGCTGCTCTAATTAAGTATTCTGATCGCAAATAATTATCATTTTCTCGATAATATGTATCAAGCAACTTATTGGTATAATCCTTTAATTCTTGTATCTTATTTTCTTGATACAAAAATTCAACTTTCATGATTACTTGCTTTATTTCTATTTCACTAGTAATTATCTCGTTGTAAGAAATATTCAGACTAGTAAGCAATTTATCGAAAATTTCTACAGGTAGCCCTTCTTCGCCTCTTTCCCAGCGAGATAATGCAGAAGTAGAAGTTACTCCCGTTTTCTGAGCTAATTCTTTAAGAGATACATGCTTTTTCTTTCTAATTTCTTTGAATTTTGGACCAACTAATTTATTAACTTTTGCATTTCTTTTCAATGAAAGGACCTCATTCACAAAAACGCCTCTGATTTCTCAGAGACGCTTTTTTCTACTTATGATATGGACTACCCGAGTTAATCATGAACGCACGATAAATCTGCTCAATCAATACCACCCGCATCAACTGGTGTGGCATGGTCAACTTACCAAAACTGATCAGATCATCCCCGCGCTTATTCACTGCATCGCTTGTTCCCAAGCTACCACCAATGACAAAGGTAATATCCGAATGGCCATACGTTGCCAAATCCTGAATTTCTTTAGCAAATTCCTCACTGCTACGCTGCTTTCCCTTAATCGCAGTAACGTACACGTACTCCTTATCCTTGATCTTGCTTAAAATTCGCTGGCCTTCAATTTCCTTAACCTTTTCGTCTTCAGCCGCACTGAATTTTTCCGGTGCTTTTTCGTCAGGCACCTGCACAATCGATACTTTTGCAAAACGACTTAGTCGCTTTTTATATTCCGCAATCGCATCTTTAAAATATTTCTCTTTTAATTTTCCAACACAAACAATCTTAATATTCATACCCACTAGTTTACTACAAAACTACTCAATAGTTTTCCACATTTATCATGAAACACAATCCATATTTTGTGGTATGATTTTAACTATACTCTATAACTTGTGGCTAAATAAATTCCAAAACTTTTTTGAAAAATACTTTCCCACATTTTTATTTTGAAAGCATTTTTTCACAAACTTTATTTGTTCTTTCCCGATATAACAGCATGAACATTTGTTTTAACAAAATATTTTTACTAACTTTATGAACATTTTACAATATTTTCCCACAGGTGAATAAAACTATAATTCCTTAGTTATGCACAATCCACAAAGTTATCCACACTTATCAACAGGTGTATATCTATTTGACAAATATTAAAGCCGAACTTTTCGGTGTTACACATTTAAATAGTTAGCAAAAAGACTATATCCGCGTTCAAAGCGCATGATATAGCCTTTTATTCTTGTAAACTTTTTACTTTACTTATTAATTGCCTTCAAGTTTAACCTTTAAGCTGACATTTTTACCATTTCTGTTCACGGTTACATTTACGGTATCACCGACTTTGTGACTGTACAGAATGCTGTGTAACGATGCCACATCGTCGACCTTCTTGCCGTCAACTGCAGTAATCACATCGCCGCTCTTCATGCCAGCACGGGCAGCTGAACCGCTCTTGTTAACAGAAGCAACGTAAATACCATTCTTAAGGTTGGACTTAATCTTCAAACGACTTCTGTATGCCTCAGGAATACCGTTAAGTGCAACTACTCTTACACCAAGTTGTGGACGAGTAATTTTACCCTTCTTAACCAACTCATTTACGATAGTAACAACTTCATTTGATGGAATCGCAAATCCCATACCTTCGACAGAAGTACCATCGCTTGATTGAGCAAGCTTCATAGAGTTGATCCCGATAACTTGACCAGCTGAGTTAACCAAAGCACCACCTGAGTTACCAGGGTTAATAGCTGCATCGGTTTGGATAACTGTTTGTTGGTTGCCGGATGAAGTTTCAATTGTTCTAGCAGGAGCTGAGACAATACCTTGCGTTACCGTAGAAGCATATTCACTACCAAGTGGGGAACCTACGGCAATTACAGTTTGACCAGCTTGCAAGCTCTTAGAATCACCAAATTCAGCTGTTTGAGTTACATACTTAGCATCGATTGATAAAACAGCCAAGTCGGTTGTGCTATCTTTACCAACAACCTTAGCACTTACAGTTTTACCATTAGCAAGTTGAACTTGAACGGCATCACTACCTGAAATAACGTGGTTGTTAGTTACGATGTAGCCTTTACCGTTTGATTTCATGTAGACAACACCTGAACCTTCACTGTAGGTTTCAAGCTTGCCGTTCTTTTTGGATGAACCGCCCTCATCATCGCCAAACAAGCTGTTATAGAGCGAATCCGTGCTGCTTGCTGATGATTGGCGCTTTAAATTAATTACGGACACTACAGCGCCTTTAACGTCGTTATAAGCAGTAGTCATGGTGCCACTTGTCTTGGCACTCTTTTGCGAGACTTTGCTGCTGCTCGATGAGACGCTGGTTTGAGCTGCACTATTATTAACTGATGCACTGTTCATTTGATCAGCTGCGTAATATGAAACTCCACCACCGATAAGTCCACCAACTACACCAACAATAGCTGCAGTGGCAATAATTTTACCATTGCCGCTTCTTCTTTTTGGCATTTGACTATTATTGTTTTGATTCTCTGTCATACTTGTCTCCCCTTAATTTTACTTTTTAATATCATACCGATTAAATTTGAACTTTGTATGAAAAAAAGGTGCTAAATTTGAATCAATTTCGTTGGCTTAGCAGGCTCTGTATCAATTATCTTAGCATCATCGCTTAAATCTGCATCCCCTTCAATCAACATTTCCTTCGCCGTCTCATGAGCGAGGTACTCCGTATTATTATGCTGGCTGCGGTGTGCTAAAAAGATGTGCTTGGTCTTCGACGTCACCACGTCCACCAAGGCTTGAGCAGCTTGATCATTAGATAAGTGCCCTACATCTGACAAGATTCTCTGCTTCAATGGCCAAGAATACGGTCCATCCCGCAACATCATCGTATCATAATTAAATTCCATCATGTATGCATCTGCGTCTTCGATCGTGCCTTCAACTTCTTCAGAGACATAACCGGTGTCGGTTAAAAATGCGACACGTTTGCCACCACTAGTGAAAACGTAGTATTGGGGTTCAGCTGCATCGTGGCTAGTCGCAAACGCCGTAACATCTAAATCGCAAAAAGTTTTTGTCTGTCCCGGCTCAATCGTGTTCATCTGCTCAGCCGGCAATTTGCCAATTTTTTGTGTATCAAGCAAGTACTGCCACGTGCCGCTGTTGGCAAAAGCATCAATTCTAGGATAGCGTCGCATTAACACACCAAGGCCGCCACTATGGTCCGTATGATCGTGGCTTAAAAAGGCCATGTCGATGTCATTGATGTCTACTCCGACATCTGCTAGCAAATCTTTAGTCTTTTTACCAGACAGGCCAGCATCCATAAGGATTTTATGCTGGCCTGTCACTATCAAACTGGTATTTCCGGTTGAACCACTTGCCAAAACGGAAACTTTCATTATTTACTTCTACCTTTCTACGTTATAGGTACTCGATTGCAGCATTTGTGCTGTATAAGCATTCACACGCTTTAAAGTAATATTCTTAGTCGTCTTGTTTTCTACCCAAACTAACCAAGTTGGTAATAGAATCGTGCTGCCGCGAACTTCAGTTAACTTAGAATAGCCTAACTTAATGCGGGCAACGCGAGAATTGTTGGTCAATTCACGGTCGGTGTACATGGCACGAATCGCACGCCAAGCACTGATGGTTGACTGCAATTCACGCACAGGACTAGCTGGCCCCATGTAAGTTTCGGTGTAGTTAGTAATCTGATTGTCCTTGACACTGATTGTCAATTGAGCCACATTGGCATAAATTTCACCATAGTCAGAAGTTTGAACAAACATGTAGTTGTCGGCACTCGACATATCCGGTTCATACTTGAACTGCTTGCCATAAGGCACGTTTTTCGGATCATTTTTAAACTCATTAACCTGCTTCAACGCGGTCTTTTCATTCTTAGACAAAATTGTAGCTAGCTTTGGTGTAGCGTAAAGCGTATTGTCAGTCTTTGAGTAGCGTGCAGTAACATTAGTTAAATCACTTACCTTAGAAGACAAGTAATCTCTATTTTTAGTGGCTAAATAGTAGCCTGAATCCGGCGTATTCGAAATTGATTCGGGTAGATCGATATTGTCCGACTTCATCTCTGAGCGAATGCTGGCCACACTTTGCATTGTGGTATCCGCATTGCTCAAGTTAACAGGTGAATGCAGAATTTCGATTCCTAAATAAATATCAATTAGTAAGAAGACAATGAAAAACAGCCATTCAATTCGTTTA encodes:
- the htpX gene encoding zinc metalloprotease HtpX, with translation MLYQQIARNKRKTVVVMAAFVIILTLVGAGFGYLFSNTPWTGIFIALIGSLIYLFLVMRDPANMVMSLNHAKEIHEQDNPQLWHIVEDMAMVGRVPMPRVFIINDPSPNAFATGRDPDHSAVAVTQGLLDMMDREELEGVLGHEISHIRNYDIRLSTIAVVLVGVISFLSGLASRFIWFGGGSDDDDDNNNAFEMIFKVVAIVFVLILGPLSASLAQMALSRNREFLADASSVELTRNPQGLISALEKIEGSQPMKQADRSSSGMYIENPFKHSGSLFDTHPPTAERIKRLQQM
- a CDS encoding sugar O-acetyltransferase, encoding MEENTKRMLAGKPYRPGKGNLSEMRRKAHLLSQKYNQIPEDNAEERNKVIDQLLPDHGKGVFLQGPIQFDYGCFTHLGDNFYANFNLTVLDTCPITIGKNVMCGPNVSLITPLHPLMYEQRNPRKQADGEVDDIEYGAPITIGDNCWLASNVTVCPGVTIGNGCVIGAGAVVTKDVPDNSLVVGVPGKVIRKITEKDRLKDFPY
- the pepI gene encoding proline iminopeptidase; the encoded protein is MEIIEGKMPFMGYETYYRIVGKRSEKPPLILLHGGPGSTHNYFEVFDKLAEIDDRRIIMYDQLGCGNSSIPDDHPELYNKETWVKELKALREHLALRKIHLLGQSWGGMLAIIYMCDYHPEGIQSVILSSTLSSASLWSKELHRMIKYLPIEEQAAIHRAELTDTFTEPDYLKANEHFMNQHAIDMTKKWPECVMREKKGGTVAYETAWGPNEYTPEGNLHDYEYTDQLGKIKVPTLITSGTDDLCTPYVAKMMQDNIPGSKWKLFENCGHMSFVQKTDEYIAMLKKWLDAND
- a CDS encoding helix-turn-helix domain-containing protein, which translates into the protein MAAVALDQYLASILKSNSTDRNEIKLEAGNPDFDLFTIYLENHNTGIHRYQMDVSTILYVAKGTVTIKSGEKIITMKSGNVLLLTEGWKYEVKSQKEDSVLVKLKFKPGFVYREYFKYFSYKGKRENKVIEQIIDSLGNEHVLWLKNNQITRASQVMQHIIGGYLNNDLFAKALIQAELTVMLIISIRTQRMATPTNLDKTKFEKKSLDNYIDAHFADVSLADAAKYFGFNPNYFSNMVKAKTGKSFVDHVDERRMQEARELLAQPDISLKEIIGRVGYSSKSFFYKKFNQYYHMTPAAMREELFRQANINLK
- a CDS encoding helix-turn-helix domain-containing protein translates to MKIGEALKEERLKLGLSIRKMAEGIIDPTFYSRVEQENRNIGSEALVRILFAHEINIDEFFNKIKDTYAPSETTKKAYLEEKIRTAFNSHDIATMHGCLKQVSKLNDPILKLRVIVGIAYLEDKIKKLPHEVVDQIYDELDKNDEFSSNVNAIRLFTNAMPVFSYEQLTYFMHMLLARAKNVENKSEKYDERIAIKDELLELGYAEMVKNWNL
- a CDS encoding energy-coupling factor transporter transmembrane component T family protein; protein product: MNPSLKFILAFIVSLEISLKASLTTNILVIAFALVYLLVTKTKLKELLLLIILPFIAAFTIFATLYWFSPTPDPYYAWNLSTRVYVYTLTIACVTRKVTATDFARSLERNLHLPSKFAYGVLAAINIIPKMRMAVNQIRISAMMRGMYLSFWSPALYFKAILVALNSADNLAQGMESHGYVENQKRSTIVAIPLTKKDWLIFFTLLILVNISLFCFK
- a CDS encoding ATP-binding cassette domain-containing protein, with translation MIVTLNNITFSYEKEPIIQNLSLKIPAGFSLLMGPTGCGKSTLLKIIAGLYPKYAGKLTGTVELNGQKTAMMFQNAAEQFTMATPREEIVFALENLQVEQKDYEKRLAKAVEFTQISDLLDQKINTMSGGQQQRVALAVLLAMNVDVLLLDEPFASCDPDARSFLISKLALLAKNGKTIILSDHVLDDYEQVCDHLFEFKAKTVQELSADEKEKIFIQNKQMHAHEYSFSLPTGQPIFTLKSVQITQNKLLLKQADLNLYSKSTLITGPNGVGKTSLFKAMTKMIPYSGSFTYHDHEIAKLHQRKYLAQVAQVFQKATDQFLTVTVKDELKLSKKDRNSFFTDQKIEEWLDKLGLANHLDQVVYTLSGGQQKKLQILLLLMTKHDVLLIDEPLSGLDHKSVKLVLNLMRESQERLQQTFLIISHQIDELADFCSYRLVFDQQQLKYVEK